A genome region from Alicyclobacillus acidocaldarius subsp. acidocaldarius DSM 446 includes the following:
- a CDS encoding phosphodiester glycosidase family protein, protein MVPLHVDALLHATRAMTPVVRAHAARPASPISSHAFTVDGQAVQELVIDLRAPGIEAKPAIANNRLGTTASLAEIAAQNHAVAAINGTFFDAGGDNFPAGAIELNGAFVFNARGTLLGFGSNGQTTMLRAAEALSLDVDDPSSPTSAMWPWYLNRLSTNPMRVDVLTPYFGPETRDPSALVAQVVGGKVTAIHPGMTPIPSDGYDIELGAGEAKTPIATRVHVGDPAVLTDTVLALPSEKPVPFAAYPNAIGAGPMLVQNGRIDVEPSLEGLDEPDILNAETLRSVVGTDRAGHLVFLTIHEANVWQEASIAKALGLWDAMNLDGGSSVGLWYEGRYLTPPKRALATAIVVVER, encoded by the coding sequence TTGGTTCCTTTGCACGTCGATGCCCTGTTGCACGCGACGAGAGCGATGACCCCCGTCGTGCGCGCCCATGCCGCGCGCCCGGCGAGCCCCATCTCGTCTCACGCCTTCACGGTGGACGGTCAGGCCGTGCAGGAGTTGGTGATCGATCTCCGTGCGCCGGGCATCGAAGCCAAGCCCGCCATCGCCAACAACCGGCTGGGCACGACCGCGTCGCTCGCGGAAATCGCAGCTCAAAATCACGCCGTCGCGGCCATCAACGGCACGTTTTTTGACGCCGGCGGCGACAACTTTCCTGCAGGTGCCATCGAACTGAACGGCGCGTTTGTGTTCAACGCCCGCGGCACGCTGCTCGGCTTCGGCTCAAACGGCCAGACCACGATGCTGCGCGCGGCGGAAGCGCTGTCGCTCGACGTGGACGATCCGTCCAGTCCCACCTCCGCCATGTGGCCCTGGTATCTGAATCGGCTGAGCACGAACCCCATGCGGGTGGACGTGCTGACGCCGTACTTCGGCCCCGAGACGCGCGATCCGAGCGCCCTCGTGGCGCAGGTCGTCGGCGGCAAAGTGACGGCCATTCACCCGGGCATGACCCCCATCCCGTCCGACGGGTACGACATCGAACTCGGCGCGGGCGAGGCCAAGACGCCCATCGCCACGCGCGTTCACGTCGGCGATCCGGCCGTACTGACCGACACCGTGTTGGCGCTGCCGAGCGAGAAGCCGGTCCCGTTTGCCGCGTACCCGAACGCCATCGGCGCCGGCCCCATGCTCGTGCAGAACGGGCGGATCGACGTCGAACCGTCGCTCGAAGGGCTGGATGAGCCCGACATCCTGAACGCGGAGACCCTGCGATCGGTCGTCGGGACGGACCGCGCGGGCCACCTCGTCTTTCTGACGATCCACGAGGCCAACGTGTGGCAGGAGGCGTCCATCGCCAAGGCGCTCGGCCTGTGGGACGCGATGAACTTGGACGGCGGATCGTCGGTGGGACTGTGGTATGAGGGGCGTTATCTCACGCCGCCCAAGCGCGCGCTCGCCACGGCCATCGTGGTCGTTGAGCGGTGA
- a CDS encoding DNA-3-methyladenine glycosylase I: MRRCKWAGSRELYVRYHDEEWGVPQFDDGVLFEFLTLEAAQAGLQWYLILSRREAYRQAFADFQPEVVARYGEEDVARLLAPDSGIIRNRAKVEAAIHNARVFLEVQAAHGSFASWLWGFVDGKPEVHAFAREEDVPATSPLAERVSREMRSLGFRFVGPVMVYAYLQAVGVVLDHVVTCFRYEPLRALAESLGHDAR, from the coding sequence ATGCGGCGCTGCAAGTGGGCGGGATCGAGAGAGCTGTACGTACGGTATCACGATGAAGAGTGGGGCGTGCCCCAGTTTGATGATGGTGTTCTCTTTGAGTTTCTGACGCTTGAAGCCGCGCAGGCGGGCCTGCAGTGGTATTTGATTTTGTCGCGCAGGGAAGCGTATCGACAGGCGTTCGCGGATTTTCAGCCCGAGGTGGTGGCACGCTACGGGGAGGAGGATGTGGCGCGCCTTTTGGCTCCCGACTCCGGCATCATCCGCAACCGGGCGAAGGTGGAAGCGGCGATTCACAACGCGCGGGTGTTTCTGGAGGTTCAGGCCGCGCACGGTTCATTTGCGAGCTGGTTATGGGGGTTCGTGGATGGCAAGCCCGAAGTGCACGCCTTTGCGCGCGAAGAGGATGTGCCCGCCACGTCCCCGCTCGCCGAGCGCGTGAGCCGAGAGATGCGTTCGCTCGGCTTCCGATTCGTGGGGCCCGTGATGGTCTACGCGTATCTGCAGGCCGTCGGCGTGGTCCTGGACCACGTGGTCACGTGTTTCCGGTATGAGCCCCTCCGCGCCCTGGCAGAGTCTCTGGGACATGACGCCCGGTGA
- the msrA gene encoding peptide-methionine (S)-S-oxide reductase MsrA, with product MTSEAQQDAGLERATFAGGCFWCMVKPFDTWPGVVSVVSGYTGGHVPNPTYEQVCSGTTGHVEAVQITYDPRQITYQQLLDIFWRQIDPTDPGGQFYDRGPSYKTAIFYHTEEQRRLAEASKAALEASGRFQKPIVTEIRPAGPFYPAEEYHQDFYRKEPLHYERYRRASGRDAFIAAHWGRE from the coding sequence ATGACATCCGAGGCGCAGCAGGACGCCGGCCTTGAACGGGCCACCTTCGCCGGCGGATGTTTCTGGTGCATGGTGAAGCCCTTTGACACGTGGCCGGGGGTCGTGTCCGTGGTCTCCGGCTACACCGGGGGTCATGTCCCGAATCCGACTTACGAACAGGTGTGTTCCGGGACCACGGGCCACGTGGAAGCCGTGCAGATCACGTACGATCCCCGCCAGATCACGTATCAGCAGCTGCTCGACATCTTCTGGCGCCAGATCGATCCGACCGATCCCGGCGGCCAGTTTTACGATCGCGGCCCGTCTTACAAGACGGCGATCTTCTATCATACCGAAGAGCAACGCCGCCTGGCCGAGGCGTCGAAGGCCGCGTTGGAAGCGTCGGGCCGCTTTCAGAAGCCCATTGTCACGGAAATCCGGCCCGCGGGCCCGTTCTACCCGGCGGAGGAGTACCACCAGGATTTCTATCGAAAAGAACCGCTTCACTACGAGCGATACCGGCGCGCGTCGGGCCGAGATGCGTTCATCGCCGCGCACTGGGGGAGGGAATGA
- a CDS encoding MFS transporter, which translates to MEASGAERAWDQRGRPVSWRRTLWTMCAVQAIMMMAFSSMNPFLALFIGQLGVHNPRAVDLWAGVVASANFLMSAIMSPVWGSVADKRGKKLMVMRTTLAIAIATSLMGFSRNVYELLFIRMLQGAFSGFSASANALVASTIPEERLGFALGWLSTFAMVGSLVGPLLGGVLVDAFHHNYRIVFHLTAAFATTAFLLTWAMIRESKTSTNESNGMGRRIGLIGQFKAVRDLRTVQVMFFVLFAAQFSVMSVQPVLPLYIRELVGRDPQLFGVIGTLSGACFAVTGIADLIFSPFLGKRSDRIGYRKVLSISLVGAALCYIPQALAPNVWVFMLGRFLLGAFIGGILPTANALVGRMTPKEMRGRVYGLTASSTFLGSFAGPLVGGAVSAGFGIRVMLAAVILLYLANFAWVRWRVPEWREGEERPSAHTGA; encoded by the coding sequence GTGGAAGCATCGGGTGCCGAGCGCGCCTGGGACCAACGTGGACGCCCAGTGTCTTGGAGACGGACCCTTTGGACGATGTGCGCCGTGCAAGCCATCATGATGATGGCTTTTTCGAGCATGAACCCGTTTCTGGCGCTCTTCATCGGCCAGCTGGGCGTTCACAACCCGCGCGCCGTCGATCTCTGGGCTGGTGTCGTCGCAAGTGCCAACTTCCTCATGTCCGCCATCATGTCTCCCGTGTGGGGATCTGTCGCGGATAAGCGCGGCAAGAAGCTGATGGTGATGCGGACCACGCTCGCCATCGCTATCGCCACCAGCCTGATGGGATTCTCCCGGAACGTGTACGAGTTACTCTTCATCCGCATGCTGCAAGGGGCGTTTAGCGGATTTTCGGCGTCCGCCAACGCGCTCGTCGCGAGCACCATTCCGGAGGAGCGGCTGGGCTTTGCCCTCGGATGGCTTTCGACGTTTGCCATGGTCGGGAGCCTCGTCGGACCCCTGTTGGGCGGCGTGCTCGTGGACGCATTTCATCACAACTATCGCATCGTGTTCCATCTCACGGCGGCGTTCGCCACGACGGCGTTCCTCTTGACCTGGGCGATGATTCGAGAGTCGAAAACATCGACTAACGAATCAAATGGCATGGGCCGGCGCATCGGACTCATCGGTCAGTTCAAGGCCGTGCGCGACCTCCGCACCGTCCAGGTCATGTTTTTCGTCCTCTTCGCCGCTCAGTTCTCGGTCATGAGCGTGCAGCCGGTGCTTCCCTTATACATCCGCGAGCTCGTTGGCCGGGATCCACAACTGTTCGGCGTGATCGGCACGCTTTCCGGCGCCTGCTTTGCTGTGACCGGGATCGCGGATCTGATCTTCTCCCCGTTTCTTGGAAAGCGAAGCGACCGGATTGGCTACCGCAAGGTGTTGTCGATCTCGCTCGTCGGCGCCGCGCTGTGCTACATTCCGCAGGCTCTCGCGCCGAACGTGTGGGTGTTCATGCTTGGGCGGTTCCTGCTGGGCGCGTTTATCGGAGGCATCCTTCCCACCGCCAACGCGCTCGTGGGCCGCATGACGCCGAAGGAGATGCGGGGGCGCGTCTATGGACTCACGGCCAGTTCCACCTTCCTCGGCAGTTTCGCCGGTCCCCTCGTCGGCGGCGCCGTGTCTGCCGGGTTCGGCATTCGCGTCATGCTCGCGGCCGTCATCCTGCTCTACCTTGCCAACTTCGCGTGGGTCCGCTGGCGGGTCCCCGAGTGGCGGGAAGGTGAGGAGCGACCTTCGGCGCATACGGGTGCGTGA
- a CDS encoding YceI family protein, with the protein MAKVAWNVDPSHSTIGFSVKHMMFTTVRGHFRKFSATVVADPEDLTTAEIDFTVDVASIDTRDENRDNHLRGADFFDVEKYPHMTFKATKIVKTGPNTYDMTGDLTIRDVTKPVTFHVTYEGMGKNPWGQEVAGFTAQAKINRKDFGLTWNAALETGGVLVSDEVKIELEIEATKAQ; encoded by the coding sequence ATGGCAAAGGTAGCTTGGAACGTGGATCCGAGTCACAGCACGATTGGCTTCAGCGTGAAACACATGATGTTCACCACGGTGCGCGGTCACTTTAGGAAGTTCTCCGCGACGGTGGTCGCCGATCCGGAGGATCTGACGACGGCCGAGATCGACTTCACGGTCGACGTCGCCAGCATTGACACGCGCGACGAGAACCGGGACAACCATCTCCGCGGTGCAGACTTCTTCGACGTGGAAAAGTATCCCCACATGACGTTCAAGGCCACGAAGATCGTCAAGACGGGCCCCAATACGTACGACATGACGGGCGATCTCACCATCCGCGACGTCACGAAGCCCGTCACCTTCCACGTGACGTACGAAGGCATGGGCAAGAACCCTTGGGGGCAAGAGGTGGCCGGCTTCACGGCGCAGGCCAAGATCAACCGCAAGGACTTCGGCCTCACCTGGAATGCCGCGCTCGAGACGGGCGGCGTGCTCGTGAGCGATGAGGTGAAGATCGAGCTCGAGATCGAAGCCACCAAGGCGCAGTGA
- a CDS encoding FTR1 family iron permease encodes MSIALRNIGWKRALVWACAAVVIAVLVWQGVTAGGNPNPTSHNIGRGAAIVDTGILVFREGLETILVVSAITASLMRTGQGYWRPISAGAGLAFAATLLTWFVVVGIIALVGQTAPELSIQAATGLLAIIVLLIVMNWFFHRIYWTGWISFHNRKKKEIIDQAERGAQARSLAYRGLVVLGFTSVYREGFEVVLFLQNTRMQLGSGVVVIGAGIGLALTLMVAVLTFFAHRKLPYKRMLVLTGVMLGVVLLVMVGEQVQEMQQAGWLPSTPLNLGLPDWAGLWFSLFNNLQSIVAQALAAVIVLGSYFGAQYLRVWRPRREAAREAQALSE; translated from the coding sequence ATGTCCATCGCACTTCGGAACATCGGTTGGAAGAGAGCGCTCGTGTGGGCATGCGCCGCCGTCGTGATCGCCGTCCTGGTCTGGCAGGGCGTCACCGCCGGCGGAAATCCGAACCCGACGAGCCACAACATCGGGCGAGGGGCGGCCATCGTGGATACGGGCATCCTGGTCTTTCGCGAGGGGCTGGAGACCATCCTGGTGGTCTCCGCCATCACGGCGAGCCTGATGCGGACCGGTCAAGGGTATTGGCGGCCCATCTCGGCCGGCGCGGGTCTCGCGTTTGCGGCGACGCTTCTCACGTGGTTTGTCGTCGTGGGCATCATCGCGCTCGTGGGCCAGACGGCGCCGGAGTTGTCCATTCAAGCGGCGACCGGGCTCTTGGCCATCATCGTTCTGCTCATCGTGATGAACTGGTTCTTCCATCGGATCTATTGGACCGGGTGGATCAGCTTCCACAACCGCAAAAAGAAAGAGATCATCGACCAGGCAGAGCGGGGCGCACAGGCGAGATCGCTCGCGTATCGAGGCCTCGTGGTGTTGGGCTTCACCTCTGTGTACCGCGAAGGGTTTGAAGTGGTTTTGTTCCTGCAGAACACGCGTATGCAGCTGGGATCGGGCGTGGTGGTGATTGGCGCCGGCATTGGCCTCGCGCTGACGCTCATGGTGGCCGTGCTCACGTTCTTCGCACACCGAAAACTGCCCTACAAGCGCATGCTGGTGCTGACGGGCGTCATGCTCGGGGTGGTGCTTCTCGTGATGGTGGGCGAGCAGGTGCAGGAGATGCAGCAGGCGGGCTGGCTGCCGTCCACGCCGCTCAACCTCGGGCTTCCGGACTGGGCGGGTCTGTGGTTCTCCTTGTTCAACAATTTGCAGAGCATCGTCGCGCAGGCCCTCGCGGCGGTCATCGTGCTCGGCTCCTACTTCGGCGCACAGTACCTCCGCGTCTGGCGCCCGCGCCGCGAGGCTGCCCGCGAAGCGCAGGCGCTCTCCGAATGA
- a CDS encoding ABC transporter ATP-binding protein has translation MAILSVSNVTWIRNGRMILDNVSFDVREGEHWGLVGLNGSGKTSLLQIITGYQWPTRGQVSVLGHPYGRVDIREVRRNIGWVSYALLQRVEQDAGSDAALDVIASGAFSSIGLWEKPAPEQWEQARALARQFGVEHLVDSPFHSLSQGEKQRVLIARALMAKPSLLILDEPCTALDVRAREELLTALNTMAKGPDAPALLYVTHHIEEMIPAITHVLALDAGRVAARGDKKAVLTDDVLSRTFHVPVHTVWQGDRAFLTVLPPDGAEAEERVIPSPSARR, from the coding sequence GTGGCGATTCTCTCCGTTTCGAATGTGACGTGGATTCGAAATGGACGGATGATTCTGGACAATGTGTCGTTCGACGTTCGCGAGGGCGAACACTGGGGACTGGTCGGCTTGAACGGCTCGGGCAAGACCTCGCTGCTGCAGATCATCACGGGCTACCAGTGGCCAACGCGAGGCCAGGTCTCGGTGCTTGGGCACCCGTACGGCCGCGTGGACATCCGCGAAGTCCGGCGGAACATCGGCTGGGTGAGCTACGCCCTTTTGCAGCGCGTGGAGCAGGACGCCGGAAGCGACGCCGCGCTCGACGTGATCGCGAGCGGAGCCTTCTCCTCCATCGGCCTGTGGGAAAAGCCGGCGCCGGAACAATGGGAGCAGGCGCGCGCGTTGGCCCGCCAGTTTGGGGTCGAGCACCTCGTCGACAGCCCGTTTCACTCGCTTTCCCAGGGCGAGAAACAGCGCGTCCTCATCGCACGCGCGCTCATGGCGAAACCGTCGCTTCTCATCCTCGACGAACCGTGCACGGCGCTCGACGTGCGCGCGCGCGAAGAACTGTTGACCGCTTTGAACACGATGGCAAAGGGCCCCGACGCCCCAGCCCTCCTGTACGTCACGCATCACATTGAAGAGATGATCCCCGCTATCACGCACGTGCTCGCACTCGACGCCGGGCGCGTGGCAGCCCGCGGAGACAAAAAGGCCGTGCTCACGGACGACGTGCTGTCCCGCACGTTTCACGTCCCCGTGCACACGGTCTGGCAGGGCGATCGCGCCTTTTTGACAGTGCTTCCCCCAGACGGCGCCGAAGCCGAGGAGAGGGTCATTCCCTCCCCCAGTGCGCGGCGATGA
- a CDS encoding M3 family oligoendopeptidase, whose translation MGGDRVSEQQRWDLESLYAGGSHSPAFRNFLDDLETNVTSFSMVLQNTPGAMQSPDMGLKAVILTMQDLSKRLREAGAFVSCLTAQNVHDAEAKTLQTRVNRIRSTLTSALALLDERLQQAGESSIQALLGDPELAPLAFAIEERIERSKRRLPAEQERLIARLSADGYAAWGELYDTIVGRMAAEIEMEGRRETVSMGQLSNRMTQAAQRDRDRLFDVWEASWAREADLCADALNHLAGFRLQAYEARGWHSVLEEPLEMNRMSRETLEAMWVAVARNQERLLPYFAAKARLLGVEKLSFVDVDAPLEASAHRRAISYAEARQFIVDQFAAFSPEMAAFADSCFERRWIEAEDRPGKRPGGFCTSFPVHGESRIFVTFSGTPGNVATLAHEIGHAYHQHVMRDLPYLATQYAMNVAETASTFAEAIVSDAAIRAASGDGERLELLNDKLQRAAAMLMNIHARFLFETRFYEERKRGYVPAERLNQLMVGAQQEAYRGSLRRYHPHFWASKLHFYITGTPFYNFPYTFGYLFSSGIHAMAAAEGKTFSRRYVELLRDTGRMRVEDLAQKHIGADLTKPDFWQSAIDFALRDLDVFVQLADKRV comes from the coding sequence ATGGGAGGCGATCGCGTGAGCGAACAACAGCGGTGGGATCTCGAGTCCCTGTACGCAGGGGGAAGCCATTCTCCTGCGTTTCGAAACTTTCTCGACGACTTGGAGACCAACGTGACATCCTTTTCGATGGTGCTGCAGAACACGCCAGGCGCCATGCAGAGCCCCGACATGGGGCTCAAGGCCGTAATCCTCACCATGCAGGATCTGAGCAAGCGCCTTCGGGAAGCGGGCGCCTTCGTGTCCTGCCTCACAGCGCAGAACGTGCACGACGCCGAGGCGAAGACGCTGCAGACCCGCGTCAACCGCATTCGCTCCACGCTTACGAGCGCGCTCGCGCTTCTGGATGAGCGTCTTCAGCAGGCCGGGGAAAGCAGCATCCAGGCCCTTCTCGGCGATCCGGAGTTGGCGCCTCTCGCGTTCGCGATTGAGGAGCGGATCGAGCGGTCCAAGCGGCGCTTGCCGGCGGAACAGGAGCGGCTCATCGCACGGCTCTCGGCCGATGGGTACGCCGCGTGGGGAGAGTTGTATGACACCATCGTCGGCCGCATGGCCGCGGAAATCGAGATGGAGGGGCGCCGAGAGACCGTTTCGATGGGCCAACTCTCGAACCGGATGACCCAAGCGGCCCAGCGCGATCGCGACCGCCTCTTCGACGTGTGGGAGGCGTCGTGGGCTCGCGAGGCCGACCTCTGCGCCGATGCGCTCAATCACCTGGCGGGTTTTCGGCTTCAGGCGTACGAGGCGCGCGGCTGGCACTCGGTCTTAGAAGAGCCGCTCGAGATGAACCGAATGTCGCGGGAGACGCTTGAGGCCATGTGGGTTGCGGTGGCGCGCAATCAGGAACGGCTCCTCCCCTACTTTGCCGCGAAGGCCCGGCTGCTCGGGGTGGAAAAGCTGTCGTTCGTCGACGTGGACGCCCCGCTCGAGGCCAGCGCCCACCGCCGGGCCATCTCCTACGCAGAGGCGCGGCAGTTCATCGTGGATCAGTTCGCGGCGTTCAGCCCGGAGATGGCCGCGTTCGCCGACTCGTGCTTCGAGCGCCGGTGGATCGAGGCCGAAGACCGTCCGGGAAAGCGCCCGGGCGGATTCTGCACGAGCTTTCCGGTGCACGGCGAGTCGCGGATCTTCGTCACCTTCTCGGGCACACCTGGCAACGTCGCGACGCTCGCGCACGAGATTGGCCATGCGTATCATCAGCACGTGATGCGCGATCTCCCCTATCTCGCGACGCAATACGCGATGAACGTCGCCGAAACGGCGTCGACGTTCGCGGAAGCCATCGTCTCCGACGCCGCGATTCGAGCCGCCTCGGGCGATGGCGAACGGCTTGAACTCTTGAACGACAAGTTGCAGCGCGCCGCCGCGATGTTGATGAACATTCACGCCCGCTTTCTGTTCGAGACGAGGTTTTACGAAGAGCGCAAGCGCGGTTACGTGCCCGCCGAACGGCTGAACCAGCTTATGGTTGGTGCGCAGCAGGAAGCGTACCGCGGATCGCTTCGGCGATACCATCCGCACTTCTGGGCGTCGAAGCTCCACTTTTACATCACCGGCACGCCTTTCTACAACTTCCCGTACACGTTCGGCTACCTGTTCTCCTCGGGGATTCACGCCATGGCGGCCGCGGAGGGGAAGACATTCTCCCGCCGGTACGTCGAACTGCTCCGCGACACGGGGCGGATGCGCGTCGAGGATCTGGCGCAAAAGCACATCGGAGCCGATTTGACGAAGCCCGACTTCTGGCAGAGCGCCATCGATTTCGCCCTGCGCGATCTCGACGTGTTCGTCCAACTCGCGGACAAGCGGGTCTAG
- the cimA gene encoding citramalate synthase translates to MSYVYLLDTTLRDGTQGEGVSLTVADKLKIAEKLDDLGVAYIEGGFPGANPKDEEFFRAAKSLHLKHAKLTAFGSTRRPGVRVEDDASVRAVLDASTPVVAIVGKAWDFHVTEALRIDLDENLAMIRDTVQYLKQHGREVIFDAEHFFDGFKRNRAYALATVRAAWEAGVDWVALCDTNGGSMPHEIHEMVTQVIQEVPVQVGIHTHNDCELAVANSLAAVQAGARMVHGTINGIGERCGNANLASIIPNLELKLGYPCLPSRDHLRLLTPVARFVGEVCNLVAHSYQPFVGHSAFAHKGGIHVSAIQRDPETYEHIPPELVGNERRVLLSELSGVSNVLAQAQAFGIPTEGRETELRRLLERIKQMEHMGYQFEGAEASQELLFRRVLNDFTPPFKVLAVRVDTDVQRQGEATSQAIIKLEVDGEIVHTVSEGNGPVNALDAVLRKALAPHRPEIRRMHLTDYKVRVLDEKDATAARVRVLIESTDGEHVWRTVGVSENVIAASWEALVDSIQYYLALVVPSQALVEA, encoded by the coding sequence ATGAGCTACGTGTATTTGCTCGATACCACATTGCGGGATGGCACGCAGGGCGAGGGGGTCAGCCTCACCGTCGCCGACAAACTCAAGATTGCAGAAAAGTTGGACGATCTCGGCGTCGCCTACATCGAAGGCGGCTTTCCGGGCGCGAATCCGAAGGATGAGGAGTTTTTCCGCGCCGCGAAGTCGCTTCACCTCAAGCACGCGAAGCTCACGGCGTTTGGCTCCACGCGCCGCCCCGGGGTTCGCGTCGAGGACGACGCGAGCGTGCGGGCCGTGCTGGACGCTTCGACGCCTGTGGTCGCGATCGTCGGGAAAGCCTGGGATTTTCATGTGACGGAGGCCCTCCGGATCGATCTCGACGAGAACCTCGCGATGATCAGGGACACCGTGCAGTACTTGAAGCAGCACGGGCGCGAGGTCATCTTCGACGCGGAGCACTTTTTCGACGGATTCAAGCGAAACCGAGCGTATGCGCTCGCGACGGTTCGGGCGGCGTGGGAGGCCGGCGTGGACTGGGTGGCGCTTTGCGATACGAACGGCGGGAGCATGCCGCACGAGATCCACGAGATGGTCACACAGGTCATTCAGGAAGTGCCGGTCCAAGTCGGCATTCACACGCATAACGACTGCGAACTGGCGGTGGCCAACAGCCTCGCCGCGGTTCAGGCGGGTGCCCGGATGGTGCACGGGACCATCAATGGCATCGGGGAGCGCTGCGGAAATGCCAATTTGGCCTCCATCATTCCGAACCTTGAGCTGAAACTCGGGTATCCGTGCCTGCCTTCTCGCGACCATCTGCGGCTGCTGACGCCGGTGGCCCGGTTTGTCGGGGAAGTCTGCAATCTCGTGGCGCACAGTTACCAGCCATTCGTCGGCCACAGCGCGTTTGCCCATAAGGGCGGCATCCACGTGAGCGCCATCCAGCGAGATCCCGAGACATATGAGCACATTCCTCCGGAACTCGTCGGCAACGAGCGCCGCGTCCTGCTCTCGGAGTTGTCGGGCGTTTCGAACGTCTTGGCGCAGGCGCAGGCGTTCGGTATCCCGACGGAGGGGCGAGAGACCGAGCTTAGGCGCTTGCTCGAGCGCATCAAGCAGATGGAGCACATGGGGTATCAGTTCGAGGGCGCCGAGGCGTCGCAGGAACTTTTGTTCCGTCGCGTCCTCAACGATTTCACGCCGCCTTTTAAGGTCCTTGCTGTGCGCGTGGATACCGACGTGCAGCGCCAAGGCGAGGCGACGTCTCAGGCCATCATCAAGCTCGAGGTGGACGGAGAAATCGTCCACACCGTGTCCGAGGGCAACGGGCCGGTCAATGCGCTCGACGCGGTGTTGCGCAAGGCGCTCGCTCCGCATCGCCCCGAAATCCGCCGCATGCACCTCACGGACTACAAGGTCCGCGTGTTGGACGAAAAGGATGCGACGGCGGCCAGGGTCCGCGTCTTGATAGAATCGACGGACGGCGAACACGTCTGGCGGACAGTCGGCGTATCGGAAAACGTGATTGCCGCGAGCTGGGAGGCGCTCGTCGATAGCATCCAGTACTACCTGGCGCTCGTGGTGCCGAGCCAGGCGCTCGTCGAAGCTTGA
- the trxA gene encoding thioredoxin: MATMTLTDANFQQAIQGDKPVLVDFWAAWCGPCRMMAPVLEEFAEAHADKVTVAKLNVDENPETTSQFGIMSIPTLILFKGGRPVKQLIGYQPKEQLEAQLADVLQ, from the coding sequence ATGGCCACGATGACGTTGACAGACGCCAATTTCCAACAGGCGATTCAAGGCGATAAACCCGTGCTGGTGGATTTCTGGGCGGCGTGGTGCGGTCCCTGCCGCATGATGGCGCCGGTGCTCGAGGAGTTCGCCGAGGCGCACGCCGACAAGGTGACCGTTGCGAAGCTGAACGTCGATGAGAATCCGGAGACCACCAGCCAATTCGGCATCATGAGCATTCCGACGCTCATTCTGTTCAAGGGCGGCCGCCCTGTGAAACAGCTCATCGGGTATCAGCCGAAGGAGCAGCTTGAGGCTCAGCTCGCGGACGTCCTGCAGTGA
- a CDS encoding Cof-type HAD-IIB family hydrolase, which yields MAIRFAFFDIDGTLIDDRRELSPRVEEALAALRRRGVETAIATGRAPDQLRPIAERLGFDSYVCCNGGLAVYRGDKVLAASVPRDVIASFVELAESNGYPVVVAGDEACYANRRDHAEIREAYRFLGLPSEPVYDPDAWKREDVYQLYLFCKPGQEAPFVEAYRDALRFIRPHRFYLDVFPAGVSKATGVEAILRSAGCSKEEAVAFGDSENDVEMLKYVGMGVAMGNAAEPAKRAARRITGSVDEGGIFAALVDLGLIEGQPVP from the coding sequence ATGGCCATTCGCTTTGCGTTTTTTGACATCGACGGCACGCTGATCGATGATCGGCGCGAGCTTTCGCCGCGCGTCGAGGAGGCCCTCGCGGCGCTGAGGCGCCGAGGCGTCGAGACGGCCATCGCCACGGGGCGGGCGCCAGATCAGCTTCGCCCCATCGCCGAGCGGCTCGGATTCGATTCGTACGTCTGCTGCAACGGCGGCCTCGCCGTGTATCGCGGCGACAAGGTGCTGGCGGCGTCTGTGCCGCGCGACGTGATCGCCTCGTTCGTCGAACTCGCCGAATCGAACGGCTATCCCGTCGTGGTCGCCGGGGACGAGGCGTGCTACGCCAATCGGCGTGATCACGCCGAAATCCGCGAGGCGTATCGGTTCCTGGGCTTGCCAAGCGAGCCCGTCTACGATCCGGACGCGTGGAAGCGGGAAGACGTGTATCAACTCTATCTCTTCTGCAAGCCGGGACAGGAGGCTCCGTTTGTCGAAGCGTATCGCGACGCGCTTCGGTTCATCCGGCCCCATCGCTTTTACCTGGATGTGTTTCCTGCGGGCGTGTCCAAAGCGACGGGTGTCGAGGCCATCCTCCGCAGCGCCGGCTGCAGCAAGGAGGAGGCGGTGGCGTTTGGCGACAGCGAGAACGACGTGGAGATGCTGAAGTACGTGGGGATGGGCGTCGCCATGGGAAACGCCGCCGAGCCGGCCAAGCGCGCGGCGAGGCGGATCACGGGCTCCGTGGACGAGGGCGGCATCTTCGCCGCGCTCGTCGATCTCGGCTTGATCGAAGGGCAGCCGGTGCCGTGA